A genomic segment from Gossypium hirsutum isolate 1008001.06 chromosome D04, Gossypium_hirsutum_v2.1, whole genome shotgun sequence encodes:
- the LOC107922273 gene encoding polyadenylation and cleavage factor homolog 4, translating to MENPRSSFDRSREPGLKKPRLTEDLTPNPNIRHFSQRTNPVGPASGLRFRSNDSDTNDLTRGDGGAYEPQPVSHQQQHLQQQELVSQYKTALAELTFNSKPIITNLTIIAGENVHAAKAVAATVCANILEVPSDQKLPSLYLLDSIVKNIGRDYIKCFAARLPEVFCKAYRQVDAPLHQSMRHLFGTWKGVFPLQTLQVIEKELGFTPLVTGSSSGNTTSRMDTLSQRPLQSIHVNPKYLEKQRLQQSSRAKGMVNDMAGTLANSKESERPDRGRSIAGLSYGDHSVKMNTPAGIEVRRTRGNATDQGLDVPWFGATSSITETIPSQRNGFNIKPGSLNYSASKSLNADPRLQVTHNISGRNSSGLSSSWKNSEEEEFMWEMHSRLSEHDAANFSNNLRRDRWTPDVSEKMDFESQLHRPQSIHDAGSRFDRETSADALSTEQDKTSFGRQISTACTDGLPAMSSRRTESYSATVGGLPTGASSSPTSIGMRPQTNSSHLGASGIEILANVASGSTGTSGKQRFQPMGTASPPEQSPMRQHSPSPSFPARHPHQQLQKLTDPDYQQAVSLPPADLKPSNFSGKLNVGSHRRSPHTSASSLHPSLRSPLSQPPQQDSVQAESSGQIQKPLPSQISKLEAASTLGSALEHSNPLAIQSSELSSTSSLLAAVMKSGILSSTSFTGSLPTKISQDGGQISQPSVPNLPPAVLTTSGLMLDSAISSGSATHDSIAATPNSSREKVEQLPLPPGPPPSSLVTNAPSPTSDAESKDTNPISNLLSSLVAKGLISASKKGAASLPMPNQIQKSPGIERPTESLNKSSDIQSSSDAPRSSTMDEVSHAEPAPKCSVASHQSTSTEVESFIGLELRPDVIREFHSSVISGLSDDLPHCCSLCGLRLKLQGKLDRHLEWHEMKKTASRGSGRALRGWYPKSDDWLAGKPGQLVFGSTGSLNKLEKTTEKAELMVPADENQCACLLCGKLFEDYFSLNRGEWMFKGAAYLAIPSKEGGVGTTYGCAAYGPIVHANCMSESSVQDLGLSGDIKVEMEE from the exons ATGGAGAATCCGCGTAGCTCATTTGATAGATCAAGAGAACCTGGTTTGAAAAAACCACGGTTAACTGAAGACCTCACTCCGAACCCTAATATCCGGCATTTTTCTCAACGAACGAACCCAGTTGGTCCCGCCTCTGGTTTGAGATTCCGGTCCAATGATTCCGACACCAATGATTTGACCCGTGGCGACGGTGGAGCTTACGAGCCACAACCAGTGTCACATCAGCAGCAACACCTCCAACAGCAAGAGTTAGTTAGCCAGTATAAGACGGCGTTAGCTGAGCTCACTTTTAACTCGAAACCAATTATTACTAACTTGACAATAATCGCTGGCGAGAATGTTCATGCCGCCAAGGCCGTTGCTGCTACTGTCTGCGCTAATATTCTTGAG GTTCCCAGTGACCAAAAGCTGCCATCACTCTATCTTTTAGATAGTATTGTAAAGAATATTGGGAGAGACTACATTAAATGTTTTGCTGCCAGATTACCTGAG GTGTTCTGCAAAGCATATAGACAAGTTGATGCTCCCTTGCATCAGAGCATGCGACATCTTTTTGGAACCTGGAAAGGGGTATTCCCTCTTCAGACTCTCCAAGTGATTGAAAAGGAACTTGGCTTCACTCCTTTGGTAACTGGTTCATCTTCAGGAAACACAACATCTAGAATGGACACACTGTCACAGCGTCCACTACAAAGCATTCATGTAAACCCAAAGTATCTAGAGAAGCAGCGTCTTCAACAATCAAGCAGG GCAAAAGGTATGGTCAATGATATGGCTGGGACTTTGGCCAACTCAAAGGAGTCTGAGAGGCCAGATAGAGGACGCAGCATAGCTGGACTGTCATACGGAGATCATTCTGTTAAAATGAAT ACTCCAGCTGGCATAGAAGTTAGAAGAACCAGGGGGAATGCTACGGATCAGGGGCTTGATGTGCCTTGGTTTGGAGCTACAAGCAGCATTACTGAGACTATTCCCAGCCAGAGGAATGGTTTCAACATTAAGCCTGGATCTCTAAATTACTCAGCATCCAAATCATTGAATGCTGATCCTCGTTTACAGGTAACACATAACATTTCTGGTAGAAACAGCAGTGGGTTGTCTAGCAGCTGGAAAAACTCTGAGGAGGAGGAGTTTATGTGGGAGATGCACTCTAGGTTGTCTGAACATGATGCGGCCAACTTCTCTAATAACTTGAGGAGAGATCGTTGGACTCCTGATGTTTCAGAAAAAATG GATTTTGAAAGTCAGCTCCACAGACCTCAAAGCATTCATGATGCGGGGTCAAGGTTTGATAGAGAGACTTCTGCTGATGCATTATCCACTGAGCAGGACAAAACTTCATTTGGGCGTCAGATTTCTACTGCATGTACAGATGGTTTGCCTGCTATGAGTTCAAGACGTACCGAAAGCTATTCTGCTACTGTTGGTGGGTTGCCTACTGGTGCAAGTTCTTCCCCGACCAGTATAGGAATGCGACCACAAACAAATTCATCCCATTTGGGAGCCTCAGGCATCGAGATTTTGGCGAATGTGGCATCAGGATCCACAGGTACTTCAGGAAAGCAGCGTTTTCAGCCCATGGGAACTGCATCACCTCCTGAACAGTCTCCTATGCGCCAACATTCACCTTCACCTTCTTTTCCTGCTCGCCATCCCCATCAACAGCTACAGAAATTGACTGATCCAGACTATCAGCAAGCTGTTTCCCTGCCTCCGGCTGATCTGAAACCATCCAATTTTTCAGGGAAGTTAAATGTTGGGTCTCATAGACGCTCTCCTCATACTTCTGCTTCTTCTTTGCATCCTAGCCTTCGTTCTCCCCTTTCACAGCCACCACAACAAGACTCTGTGCAGGCTGAATCTTCTGGTCAGATTCAGAAGCCTCTTCCGTCTCAAATCTCCAAATTAGAAGCAGCCTCAACACTTGGAAGTGCATTGGAGCATTCCAATCCTCTTGCAATTCAATCTTCAGAATTATCAAGTACGAGTAGTCTATTAGCTGCTGTAATGAAGAGTGGAATCCTCTCCAGCACTTCATTTACTGGCAGCCTTCCGACTAAGATTTCTCAAGATGGGGGGCAAATTTCTCAGCCTTCAGTCCCAAATCTGCCTCCTGCTGTTTTAACAACCTCAGGTTTGATGCTTGATAGTGCAATTTCATCTGGTTCTGCAACCCATGATTCAATAGCAGCTACTCCAAATAGTTCCCGGGAAAAAGTAGAACAGCTGCCACTGCCTCCTGGACCCCCACCTTCATCTCTTGTTACTAATGCCCCATCTCCAACTTCTGATGCTGAAAGCAAGGATACAAATCCTATATCCAACCTTCTGAGCTCATTAGTTGCCAAAGGTTTGATATCTGCGTCAAAGAAGGGTGCTGCATCTCTTCCTATGCCCAACCAAATACAAAAGAGCCCAGGAATTGAGAGGCCAACTGAATCACTGAACAAGAGTTCAGACATTCAGAGTTCATCTGATGCTCCTCGATCCTCCACAATGGATGAGGTATCACATGCTGAACCTGCTCCGAAATGTTCAGTTGCCTCACATCAGTCCACCTCAACAGAAGTAGAAAGCTTCATAGGATTAGAACTCAGGCCAGATGTAATCAGAGAATTTCATTCATCTGTGATCAGTGGATTGTCGGATGACCTTCCACATTGTTGCAGCTTATGTGGTCTTCGACTTAAGCTTCAGGGAAAGCTTGATAGACACTTAGAGTGGCATGAAATGAAGAAGACTGCATCAAGAGGTTCTGGTAGGGCATTGAGGGGATGGTACCCAAAGTCAGATGATTGGCTTGCTGGAAAGCCTGGGCAATTGGTATTTGGTTCCACTGGTTCTCTGAACAAGTTGGAAAAGACAACAGAAAAGGCTGAGCTTATGGTTCCTGCAGATGAAAATCAGTGTGCATGCTTGTTATGCGGCAAGCTATTTGAAGATTATTTTAGCCTGAACAGGGGTGAATGGATGTTTAAGGGAGCAGCATACTTGGCTATCCCATCAAAGGAGGGTGGGGTGGGAACTACTTATGGCTGTGCAGCCTACGGCCCCATTGTGCATGCAAATTGCATGTCAGAAAGTTCAGTTCAGGATTTGGGACTGTCTGGTGATATTAAAGTG GAAATGGAAGAATAA